In the Sporichthyaceae bacterium genome, one interval contains:
- a CDS encoding NADH-ubiquinone oxidoreductase-F iron-sulfur binding region domain-containing protein, translating into MTGRHSLTRPPGVEARAGKFPGPSLIPELNAIQARVGWLPREELENLARTTRRPRYEIEGLISFYPHFRTSPPPKVSVSVCRDLACWLRRGGDPAALEVGPDVEVVEVSCLGRCDIAPAGAVNEHPAPVADLPALIEQAAAGRLQTAHATGLADPWPNDPYPAGSTVPERYATLKALLRGDLTPDQIITALKDSGLRGMGGAGFPTGTKWELVRAAEGTLKYAICNADESEPGTFKDRQILATQPHLVLEGLLLGMAVVGAAQGWVFLRHEYGPEEHVLRAEIDALRAGGMVGADACGSGRPLEIDVFVSPGGYILGEETALLECMEGHRGEPRNKPPFPGNYGLYGRPTLMNSVETFADVPVIVQRGAQAWRDIGLGEAVGWKFFAVSGHVVRPDVYCVPAGTTIRDLIELAGGVAEGGRVGAVQPGGASSNFLGPGDLDVPLDFGTLAAAGSMLGSGALVVLAEGTDVLAAATNVLRFFRNESCGKCVPCRVGSTKAHDILRHALDTDGRLDSPAQGRILELEEVMRKTSICGLGQVALGPVVSVLGLDKGGTAARPQPKPEGTAGQPGP; encoded by the coding sequence TACGAGATCGAGGGCCTGATCTCGTTCTACCCGCACTTCCGCACCAGCCCGCCGCCGAAGGTGAGCGTCAGCGTCTGCCGCGACCTGGCGTGCTGGCTCCGTCGCGGCGGCGACCCCGCCGCGCTCGAGGTGGGCCCCGACGTCGAGGTCGTCGAGGTCTCCTGCTTGGGCCGGTGCGACATCGCCCCGGCGGGGGCGGTCAACGAGCACCCGGCGCCTGTTGCCGACCTGCCCGCGCTGATCGAGCAGGCCGCGGCCGGCCGACTCCAGACCGCGCACGCGACCGGGCTGGCGGATCCGTGGCCGAACGACCCGTACCCGGCCGGCAGCACTGTGCCGGAGCGGTACGCGACGCTGAAAGCTTTGCTGCGTGGCGATCTGACGCCGGATCAGATCATTACGGCGCTCAAGGACTCCGGGCTGCGGGGCATGGGCGGCGCAGGCTTCCCCACCGGGACCAAGTGGGAGTTGGTGCGCGCGGCCGAAGGCACACTCAAGTACGCGATCTGCAACGCCGACGAGTCCGAGCCGGGCACGTTCAAGGACCGGCAGATCCTGGCCACCCAGCCGCACCTGGTGCTCGAGGGGCTGCTGCTCGGGATGGCCGTGGTCGGCGCCGCGCAGGGCTGGGTGTTCCTCCGCCACGAGTACGGCCCGGAGGAGCACGTGCTGCGCGCGGAGATCGACGCGTTGCGGGCGGGCGGCATGGTCGGCGCCGATGCCTGCGGCAGCGGCCGGCCGCTGGAGATCGACGTCTTCGTCTCCCCCGGCGGCTACATCCTCGGTGAGGAAACCGCGCTGCTGGAGTGCATGGAGGGCCACCGCGGCGAACCGCGCAACAAGCCGCCGTTCCCCGGCAACTACGGCCTGTACGGCCGCCCGACGCTGATGAACTCCGTCGAGACGTTCGCCGATGTCCCGGTGATCGTGCAGCGCGGCGCCCAGGCCTGGCGGGACATCGGGCTAGGCGAGGCGGTCGGGTGGAAGTTCTTCGCGGTGTCCGGCCACGTCGTTCGCCCCGACGTGTACTGCGTGCCCGCGGGCACCACGATCCGCGATCTGATCGAGCTGGCCGGTGGGGTGGCCGAGGGCGGGCGGGTCGGCGCCGTCCAACCCGGCGGGGCGTCGTCGAACTTCCTCGGCCCCGGAGACCTCGACGTCCCGCTGGACTTCGGGACGCTGGCCGCGGCCGGGTCGATGCTCGGATCCGGGGCGCTGGTGGTGCTGGCCGAGGGCACCGACGTCCTGGCGGCGGCCACCAACGTGCTGCGGTTCTTCCGCAACGAGTCGTGCGGCAAGTGCGTGCCGTGCCGGGTCGGCTCGACGAAGGCGCACGACATCCTGCGCCACGCTCTCGACACCGACGGTCGGTTGGACTCGCCTGCGCAGGGCCGGATCCTGGAACTCGAGGAGGTCATGCGCAAGACGTCGATCTGCGGCTTGGGCCAGGTCGCCCTGGGCCCGGTGGTCAGCGTGCTCGGTCTGGACAAGGGCGGCACAGCCGCTCGACCCCAACCCAAACCTGAGGGCACTGCGGGTCAGCCCGGGCCATGA